In Lycium ferocissimum isolate CSIRO_LF1 chromosome 7, AGI_CSIRO_Lferr_CH_V1, whole genome shotgun sequence, the sequence ggatacttattctCTACTTCCTCCTCCTCTATGACTGAGGTATTGAGAGTGCAAACTGCCTCCACCATAGAAATAACAGAAGATGCAAACCTAAGGAGCAAATGCAATACTGTGGATCATACACTGGGGAGTTAAAGTCTCAGGTCTCAAGAAGTTAAAGGTGTGATGACGGAAATCATTGAGAAGACAGACTATACTAACCTCCTTTGGATTATACCCTTTCAAAAGACTGTATTTCCTAATTTGAAACTGGAAAGAATCCAAAAAACTATATGTGGCTGATTGATGTGAGTTATAGCCTTACAAATTCTTGATCATTTGGTGTGTAAAGGCTTGCCCATATTGGATCACccccttttcttttggattgtttcttacttatttttccACATGCGTGTTTGAATTTATATACCCAGGTACATACTTATGAGAAGTACTGTCAGAAATTTAGCTATAAATTATGTCAAGTAAAAGGTAGACACTCAATAAGGGGCATTGACTGCTACTTTAAAGCCAAGGTGCAGCTAccacaagaagaaaatgaaaaacaagaaaatgcaAACCAAAGGAAGAGGAGTTGGAGGAGAAAATACAAAGAAGAAGTTACTGTAAATGGATATCACTTTGAACTTTCATGGTAAATGTAATGCGTCATTAGTTCTTTTCAATTTCTCATTGTGCCTTGCCCTTAGCATAAAATGCATGCTTGATTATAAATGTtgtgaatttttaaaaacttgatGTGATGAAGAGTCTTATTAGGCTACCTTTTGCGGTAGAATTGTTTTGGCATGCGATTtcattcattgatttggttctGCAAAGCTTAGTTCATCCAATGTTGTCCTTCAGGTGTCACTTTCACGTAATTTTAAATATCACCACTTTTAGATAATTTGAATTTTCTCATTATTTACACCATGTGCATTTTCTTTTCTCAGAGACTGCTCACTGATGAATCTCTGCGGTTACGGAGTGCTTTACGTTACACAACATATAGGAAATCTGGTGTTTTTTATGCTGAAAGATTCATAGATGCTATGCAAGCATTTGAGAATTTCATAATTGCAGCTAAAAGTGGAGGTGGGGAGAGTTTGAATGGAAGAATGGCAGAGCTTGGCATTATGCAAACTCAAACAAATAGCGTAATTCCTTTTCCTTCTTCAAGTGCTTATCAAATAGAGCAGCCAATCCAAACAAGAGCAGCATTAGCATTTCTGCTCTCTGATAAAGGGATTTTTTTCCGCGAATTCCTTTTGGATGAGGTCTGTCTACTTGGCTGCTAAGTTAGCTCTGTGGGAAAAATTGCGAGATGAATATATAATTATCAGATATGTTTTTTATTCTAAGCCTGTAATCACTCAAACTTTGTGAACTATAATTTATCAAGGTTTGATTCATTTTAAGACCATTTGTTCTGCTATACATTTCTGTCTAAATATACACAGTGAATGGACTATGCAAACTCATTTGAAGGCCATCAACAAGTAAAACTTGAAGCTCTTGGAAAAAAATCCTCTTATGCACATGAAAATACTAGGGaggaagaaatattttttctagGCTATAAAAAGGCAGTAACTTGTAGGTAAAGTGATCGAATGGTGATTCATGCATAAATAAGACCTCCCTAGAAGCTAACCTCAAGCAGGATCCAAAGGTAAAAGGTCTTTTCTGTTGTGTTTTTGGATAATTGATTGTTGGTTATCCAAATTGTATTTAGACTGCAAAAACAAGTGGTACTCTGCTCATCCATAGTTGGACCTTTAAACCCCAAGTCCAAAAGATCAGCTCTTCTCTTTATCATTCTGACAAGTGTACTTTTTGGTTAACACGTGTTTATTACTTCTATTTGAGTGGGATAACTGCTTCCCACTTCTATTTTCCACACTTTCTCACATCGACTGTTACTACGGCCTGTCTGCCAAATGGTGTCTTAatgttttgatattttaattttagttatCTAGCAAAATTTATGACTCATTAGCCATTCTTCTTTGTTAGTCATTTTTGTTGCAGATCGTGGTTCAAATGCTAATTCAGATTCACATGTAGATTTATATCCAGATGATTTTAGATTTGTAAGGAAGTCAAAGTATGTTGATGAAGAAAGGGAAGAGAATTCGAAAAAGCTGAAGGAGAATATCAGCTCAATATTAAAGAAGTTGTTGAGTTCATATTGTCAACAGCTGAGGTTTGCTTAATTTTGCTTCAAGTTGTTGGTCAGAGGTTTGGTTTGTCATCAGAAAAATTGTGAATGCTAACTATACTTTTGTATTTTTAGGAGAATAATAAAATGAACCTTGAATAGGGAAATAATATGATTGATAAAACATATCCCATTTTCTCGGTCAAAGATGGTTTCATTTGAATTTTTATAGGTGCATAGATAATTAGCATGTCTTATATAGGAGTACTCTCTAACCAAGTTTTATTATGTGGTTCAAATAGTATATGTAAGAGGCTTGATTTGATCCTTCTCTTTCATAGTTTCATTCTAGATTGGAGTTTGTGtgatttttggaagaaaatctcatttcttcttctcttcattTGTGTGTAAAGCTTATAAGGTTGATGATAGAATGCAACTATTGGCATTCTAAAGTAGGAAGTCACAGTACTTCGAGATGCCCTATTACATTCACATATTTGATAGCCATATGAAATTGAGTTGACATATTACTTCATCTGTGTTTATCTTCAAGGTTGCAAAATGTGAATTATTTGTTTCATGACTTAACAAAATTCCACTCCATAATGGGAAGCTGATAGTGAGTAGAAGAGGGCTTTTGGTCAGTGTTGATTTGTGTTCTTAGTAGTAGATTGTGTACTTAACTTGCAATTCTTAGTTATGGAATCTTTTTTATTGTTATTGACAACTTTCATCAAATTATTATACACATCACAAGATGcattttataaatattcttttcgCAGGATTCTTGTgaaatcattaaaccttttcTTTAATTGTTGATGAGTTTGACTGATTGATAATTTCTCATAGGCAAAATATGAGGTGCATATGAATGTATCGGCTATGATAGGTACCTTACCCTTGAAAAGTTCTCAAAAGTGTGCAGTTCTTTCATTATGGATTGTATATTTATAAATGTGTCATTGTACTGAAGTCAAAGTCCATAGTTCTCTGTTCGTCTCTATGTCTGAAATTCAACTAATATCTTCTCGACAGAGGAACTATTACATCTGTTGATAAATAATAACGATGGTATCTTCAAATGAATTGAATCTGTCATCAAGCATTACTATATTATGAAGCTTAAAGATTTTGTAAATGTGGGAAATTGAAGACTATGATATGCGACTATTTGAATGTAAGTTAAGGCAGGTTGTTAAAGAATCTGATTATCTTTGCTGAAACCTACTATACTTCAGTTGACAAAATTATACTGGAATTGATATGTTGTCATTTCATTCGGTAGGATGATGAATAAGCTGACAACGATGAGGACTTGGAACTCTTGGAAAGATCTGTAATCTGACATAGATGATGATGGAACAACTTAGGTACAATTTCCATCTCATAAATTGGCTATGACGTGTCAGCTGTCCTTTGTagaatccaaactcaagtccccgTGTCGCAATATATCTATATAAGAATAGCTGCCTCTGAATTAGGTAAGTTTGTTGCTAATACATAGTTAAAAATTATTTGTGATTGCTTGAAAGTAATAacctatatttatttttgctgGCACTTTGGACAAGGCAGGCCTAACCTTAAACTCAACTCTGCCTGTGCTTGTAAAAAGCTGTACTATTAACTGCAAACTTTtgcctctatatatatatatatatatatatacacacacctaGGAACTAATAATTTAAGTAGAATAAAAAGCTACTACTATTGCTACTTTAGGATGAAGTTGCTTTAAATCTATAAGCTGAATCAATAAGCACAATGATTAGTTACAAAccaaacatttttttaaaagacatTTTTTAAACTAATTCATAGGCACTTAATCTCCTCCAAAATAAACTGGTGATAATATTGCTTAGTCAGGCTGAAAATCACAGAAACTGATGTGAAGCTAAAGATGTAAGTGGCATgaattaatcttctttttcaattattgtactccctctgttcacttttgctctaataaatgtgaaaagagattaatatcaatgaagatcaaataatgaataaggtaaattagtcaaattataattctaattcacgtttccttaaaaaaccatgcaaaagataacatgacaagtaaaatgagttaaaccgagaatatttaacaaaaattaaaaaatagcatttcttcgtttaaatagaaaattaatttctactttgtttcgtttcaaacatgtaaaattaatttaataatttgaattagaattatccaaattaaaatttgataaaaaataataagtattttacatttttaaattaattgaattaacattgaaagtatcaactgatgcttaaatattgctattattttatctcaaagagaggaaaatagtttacttttaaataagtcttctcttttaaaaaatattaataaattttcatagcaaacaccaataaaataaagttttagatacggaccacaaactacaatgttatattagtcgtgtatatacatatatatatattcactatctaaacacaactatatatacatgtatacactatAATCCGGTTTGGGCGGCCCGCGGCACGCATAAGCCAtctagtgtatatatatgcatacacacacacacacacacacacacacacacacacacacacacatatatatatatatatatatacacatatatgtgtgtgtgtatatatatacacacggatacacacacatatacgtgtgtgtatatattgtgtgtgtatatatatacacacacacatacatatgtgtgtgtgtatatatagatatagatatatatatatgtgtatatatagatatagacatatatatgtatagatatagacatatatatgtatagatatatattgCATAATGTTCATCATCCACCATAGTCCACCAAGAACATAGAAACAAACTTATAAATAATTGTTCGTCAATCCCCCTTAGGTCtccaaaaatacaaattaactgTTGTGATATGTTCAACAACtaactagttgttgcaacaagtcttgttacttgttggaaaaatccCAATATGTTACAGTGCTGTTGCAACATATTTATTACTTGTTCAAAAAATTTCAGCAATTTATTTATTAACAACAGAATATACATTTATGATttgaacaacatcaacatatcacttaagtgagttgttgcaattGATCACTTAGTTGTTGGTGACAGTTTCGGTTGTCTCTGTTTCATCCAACAACTGTATGTTCAAAAACtaatgtagttgttgcaacaagaagTCTACTTGTTGTGACAAGTCAGTGAGTTGTTGGAAAGAGTAGAAATTGTCCAATAACTTtcacagttgttgcaacaagtatgctaaattatttatacacattttagcagttgttgcaacagattagtacAGAAGTTGCAATAACTACATAAATTGTTGCAAGTATTGCAAAAACTACAACAGTTGTTGCAATAAATTCAGAAGCTCTCATACAACATCTTtagcacttgttgcaacaactgtaaCTGCTACTGTAAATTGTTAAAAAATCAGCAGTTATACCCGGATGAAtaattgaaattaaaaatattgttTTACTTACCAAATGAACGAAAATAATCCATGAAGTAATGTCCAATGCTACATGAATGAAATCCGGTCCGACAATTACGTAAATCgggctagtttttttttttctttttcttgagcaatttttttctaaataaaagaagaaagcagCAACATCAAAAGAGGTGGAGGGGGTGGCAGGGTGGGTGGGTggagtaagaaacaaaaaaaaaaatcaaaatttcttttcaaaattttttttttggggtgagAGGGGGAGGCGGGGGGAGGTGGtgccaaaaataaaaaacaaaattaatttttttttgggtgggtgagtggagtaagaaacaaaaaaaaaaaaaaaaaaaaaaaaaaaaaaagtcaaaacttcttttcaaaattttttttggggggtggtgcaaaaaaccaaaaacttaaacttttcagaaaaaatttttaaaaccaaaattaatttttttttgtggaggATGGAGGTTGTGGGTGTTGGGTCACGGGGGTGGGGTGGACGAgggtgaggggtgggaggaggtGGGGttggcgaaaaaaaaaaatgggggagggggggagtgGGGTGagggggtgggaggaggagggggatAATGAAAAAATTTGGGCGTAAGGGGTGCGAGGAGGAGGGAAACTggtgaaaaaaacaaaaaaatatcaaaacttaaaaaaaatatggggAGGAGGGGGTTTGGTGGGTTTTTGGGGATTAAGTTGggatttttttgtattttttaaaagtttaacaagttttaaaaattatattttagacCTTCTTTAACTTAATTAGATTTTTAATTGGGCTTTGACTTGGGCTGGGCAAATGTGTCACCTATAGTAATTACAAGACTTAGAGTAATTACAAGACTTATTAGTCAAACAACTTATAGTTGgtgtagtccaacttatttttttttgcttataaagTTTTCACTTATGTcgctttagataagttaagccaaataaacccaattaattttttgcaTTTTAAGCAAAATGACTTATTAAAAATTTtaggcaacttataagccaatccaaatatTATTAGTCACCTATAGTTAAATTTTCGAAGTAACTTGGACTCGACAAACAACATTTATTAATCTACCTAAATTATAGCTTtgtttaaaaagtgtttttaaacATTTACTTTTAGGCAAATgtttaaaaacactttttattgTCTAAAAGTAAATGTTtaaaaacaccttttatcctTTCAAATACCACAAAAATAGAAAGGAGTTTAAAAGCCAATAagcacttaaaataagtcaatccaaacacctTAGTCTACTGTTATTAGCAAAAGATGAAGATaatgaagaaaaatagaaaagaagaaagaaaaaaatagcactccctccgtttcaatttatgtgatatagtttgataaGGCAacaagtttaagaaaaaaagaataacttattaagaaaaaaaagaataacttatggtctaaaacaagtcatagatatttgtatgacggtaaatcatttcattaagggtaaaaaggaaaattttaaattaaattgtttctaaatataaaaatatatcattctttttggaataGACTTAAAACGAAAGTATATCACAAAAattggaacagagggagtatacaCTTTCTCCATGCCAATTTAaatgtcttacttttttttagtaatatatctctttctatatttagtaagcttttcaattttaatattttatataacaagtttaagatcacaaaatttaaagaattacGCACCCTTGAGCTTCTTGCTCCATTGATTAGCTTCTTGACCTCTCAAGTGTAACTTTTGATTTCCTTAATGCGTGTTCAATGTGGAGAATCTATTCCGCAGTGGAAGTCTGGAAGTTACAAAGGTCTTTCAATGTTGGTGTTAAAAAGCGTTtaaatgaattaaattatttaaaaagtgCAAAACTCGTAAAGAAGAGAATTTTCTTACTGTATTTGAAAGAGCGTCACTGTCATAGTACTTAACTGCATAACCTTTTGCCTTTGCTTTTCCTTTGGCAGTTTCCAGAAAAACGAGGAATCTCTTGAACCTCTTGAGCTTCTTGATCCTCATTTTCTTACAAGTAAAATATAGTGTACGCAAAAAGCAAAAGCAAGTGGCCCTTATAAAAGCTGCAGAGCAAAGGGGAAAAGGCAGTTGAGTGGAATTCTATGGAGCATCTTCTTCAGATGCATGCATCAGATGTATGTGAGCTAATGCCTCGTCAACTGGAGCATAAGACAAGCAATGGCTGGGAATTTTGGAGCAAAAGAAAGGACGATGagttggactaccaacgaacGATTTACCCAATTTTCCCGTCActtttttcttgattcatcCCAATACAGAGCTTCTTGCATTCTCCAACAAAACCTCCAACTCAGTTCAATTAACATTTTTGGATTGAAATATCTTTCTGCGGCGGGTAGATGAGGTCGTTTTTTTATGTTAGAAACATAATCTTTCTAATTAGCTAATTTGAGTAGCTTAGTTCAGTGTTTCAAAAAGGCGAACCAAGGCGCGTTTTACATATTACTTTCGGCGAGCGAAGTTCTGAGGCACGGGCGTAAGCCTCatgggtatttaatttttggtgtttcataaaaatatataattacaataaatatttttaaataggtaaaattatataaaaataaaagaaaactataaataaacaaatatatatatatatatatatatatatatatatatatgtgtgtatatatatatgtgcgcgcgcgcgcgcgcgcgcccTTGATCCTCACAAAATACTAATCAAAGCAATCCATCATAAGCGACTTACAACTTATAATTATATACAACATAATTTTATAAGTATAAACAATACAATGAATAAAACCAATTATTAAATGcaaatcaactctaacatcttaactttcaaataatgaaaaaaaatcacaatttattaaaataatattactatCATATTATTAATTTCATCTCCCTATAAGCAAATAATTAATGAACTTTATCAGTATTATAATGAAAACGtaactccttcatgaataaaaataaaattactttcaaataacgaaataataaaatatggtAATTTTGATACATAGGACAAAAGACCAATGACAAGTGAAAATGTACAATTCGGCTAtgtattttaaaagaaatattaagtgatattcaccTTCACGATTTTCAGTAAATATGCAATATTACGatttgttatttgagttacaccCAATCCTGttatttctatagatgaaaaattattaagtatcattcaaatgttaaagaattatgagggtcaacaattttaattaactaatttaacatataatttgtgtaagaactaTTAGGCGAGCCTTGATCTTTGGGCGTTAGGCGTGTTTAGGGCGTAAGCCTCACAGGAACTAAGAGCCCTGGGGCCTTTTGCCAGTGCCCTGCTCTGAGGCGAGCCCCGGGGCGAGTCCTGAAACTACACTAGCTTAGTTCAAGTGtggcaaaaactatttttctttttggaattaTGTTTAAAAATAAGGAGAACTTGAAGAGGTATATCAACTTTCATATTCTGTTCAATTTGCTAATTAATCCTGACGTTTCCTGGATTCTTTATTACGTCATTGATGTATATTAATGAAGAATGATATTCATATGCATTCTGATGAATCCAGTCTTATATGTagttagttttttttctttttcttttttttttcttgcatatTCATAGAAATATCTCTACATCATTTTAGTATTGAATTAATGGTTTATGAAGGGCATAAATGTCCATCAACATTATAAGGACATTTTGGTATATCAACATTTCAACTTGGAGCTTCCCACTTATATAATGAGATGAGATTATAGGTATATATAATAACCTTAAGTGTCTTAAACAAGCATTAGTCTATCTTGCCACAATGTCCACCATAATTAAGCTTTATTTTACCCATTAATTGCTAGAGAAATATACATAAGTATggtatatgaaaatattttgttcTTTCCATTGCTTGAAGTGATTGTTATGACCACGAAGTATTAGAAGAAACTATCAACGTCTAGTTATATTTTAACtattcaacaaaataaatttgttAGAACTTGTATACATCAGTCCTGTAGCCATGTGCTCTATTCTCTATATTGACTATTGATTTATTGAAAAGTAGTGGAAAAGACTACAACAGAAGGCCAACACAACACAAGTTGTGCCAAAACTAATTGATCACCAACCTGTACCAATCAACCTACAGGAGAAACCTACTCGTCTTAACCACACACCCAAACCTAATAAAAATCAATAGGAACGggaaggggggggggtggaGATATTGGTTGTTGGAAGGATACTACTAGTGCCTTAAGCATCTTATAAGACAATagacattttctactttctaaATTTTCCTAGAGATAAGGATAAGTGAAGATAGTGGTGCAGATGTTCTCTTGCAACTGTAGATCATTCATCACAATGTTTATCTTGTTTTGTATAGTTGGCTATGGTAGAAAGCAGAAAACACAACAATGTTGTtaattcttttctcttctcatgtaAATGAAATAGTCCCTAAGATTGGCTCACTGAGTGTCCGACACAGCCTATTTTTACAAAaacaattcatgaaatattaagacATTAAAATCTTCAATTTCCTTAACATCTTCTGCGCTCTTAAATATAGTCaaacttctctataacagcatcgtTGGTCTGAATTTTTTTGGCCGTTATAGAGAATTGTTGTTATACATCTATAACAGCATTTGCCATTTAAATAATAGTTGGCTATTATAGGccaaaaagatgcataaaatccatttttttttaatggaaataacaaattatttaaattttaaatctcaaagataTGAATGTGTCACTAACTAAGCAATAAACAAAGTTAatacaatttcaataaattcatTACTGAATGTATAAAGTTTTAAGCTCTAAGACACACATTTTAAATCTATAGTACTtgaaattaaattctttcaagattGATGGGAGAAATTTATAATTGTAACTTGTTTCGTAGAATCCAATCTCTTAGTGGTCATATAACACTTGAATTTACGAAGATTTGCGTCTAAACTTTCAGCAAACGGGTATCAAATTGCTTTCCCTTGAAGGGAATCTAAGAGTTGAAGCGTTGAATCTTCTAACCTAGTCTAAGTAACAATAGATTGAGGTTCTTCGTCAGCACTTTCATTGTCGTCTTCGGCTCTTGTTCTTCCACTCCAATGACATGGACAATAATCTCTTCATCAGTGAAAGCTTCAATGATAGGAAGTGTTGCATCAAGCTCCACATATGTATTCATATGTAATATTCtatcataaatataatatactaAAGTATCAAATTAAACATTTAGTCAAAATCTATActacttattattggtaatcatagatagtctatttttataaagatggttaataattatattaccaaaaacaAATAGATAACTGTTATatggggtaattttacaaatatgaataaagttggttgttcttgttataggtaaaatgctactataaagtaaaatataacataaaaaatcgattCGAAAAAAATCTTAGTTTGTTATAGAGAGATCGATATACGACGTACGGATGCTTATTATAGAGAAGATTGACTGTATTACAGAGTTTGAGAACAGAAGAAGCACATTAGCAGTTCTAGGCAAGATGCCTCTTTGCAGTTGAAATTTAACCTTACATGTCTtatttcaaccttttttttatatataaaaagtcaTTTAATTTGACTCAAAGATTACACAAATTTGCTATTAATTTGATTCAATGACCTTCCTACTAATTGCTTTCTTGGTCTCTACAATCTACTAGCATATTCGAAAAATGCATCAGAAATTTCCTACTAATTGTAGGTTGTATCTTCTTGAAATTAgtgtattttaattattctttttaaaagttttctctttattttagcATATCAATAAGAAAAGATAGCCCAAATAGAAAGACACCCTCTTTTGCTCTCACATAGCAAAATTTCACAACTAAAAGCTTCACAAAGGCAAACAGAGTGAGAAAcactttttataaaatttgacTATCTTTCTGCAAATGTATACATAATTCGAAGCTAAAGTCATAAGTACAGTTGAACCCGTAGAAACTGCCATA encodes:
- the LOC132065247 gene encoding uncharacterized protein LOC132065247 isoform X4, whose amino-acid sequence is MDITLNFHVIFVADRGSNANSDSHVDLYPDDFRFVRKSKYVDEEREENSKKLKENISSILKKLLSSYCQQLRMMNKLTTMRTWNSWKDL
- the LOC132065247 gene encoding uncharacterized protein LOC132065247 isoform X3; amino-acid sequence: MDITLNFHAKSGGGESLNGRMAELGIMQTQTNSVIPFPSSSAYQIEQPIQTRAALAFLLSDKGIFFREFLLDESFLLQIVVQMLIQIHM
- the LOC132065247 gene encoding uncharacterized protein LOC132065247 isoform X1; translated protein: MRLLTDESLRLRSALRYTTYRKSGVFYAERFIDAMQAFENFIIAAKSGGGESLNGRMAELGIMQTQTNSVIPFPSSSAYQIEQPIQTRAALAFLLSDKGIFFREFLLDESFLLQIVVQMLIQIHM
- the LOC132065247 gene encoding uncharacterized protein LOC132065247 isoform X2, which translates into the protein MRLLTDESLRLRSALRYTTYRKSGVFYAERFIDAMQAFENFIIAAKSGGGESLNGRMAELGIMQTQTNSVIPFPSSSAYQIEQPIQTRAALAFLLSDKGIFFREFLLDEIYIQMILDL